A section of the Pseudomonas sp. Q1-7 genome encodes:
- a CDS encoding ribonucleotide-diphosphate reductase subunit beta, giving the protein MLSWDEFDKEDPTEAKAAPAVAQAAAKTIDKLDDEAAGSVEDARAVSAADSDAVARAKKALDDLDIQEGLDDLEGSAARVQVGDKQMINARADLNQLVPFKYDWAWQKYLDGCANHWMPQEVNMNADIALWKSKDGLSEDERRIVMRNLGFFSTADSLVANNLVLAVYRLITNPECRQYILRQAFEEAIHTHAYQYCIESLGMDEGEIFNMYHEIPSVAKKASWGLKYTRSISDPEFKTGTPETDRQFLRNLIAYYCVLEGIFFYCGFTQILSMGRRNKMTGTAEQFQYILRDESMHLNFGIDVINQIKIENPHLWDAQMKDEATQMILQGTQLEIEYARDTMPRGVLGMNAAMMEDYLKFIANRRLTQIGLKEEYPGATNPFPWMSEIMDLKKEKNFFETRVIEYQTGGALSWD; this is encoded by the coding sequence ATGCTCAGCTGGGACGAATTCGACAAAGAAGACCCCACCGAAGCCAAGGCAGCCCCCGCCGTTGCCCAGGCCGCCGCCAAGACCATCGACAAACTCGACGACGAAGCCGCCGGCTCCGTTGAAGACGCGCGCGCCGTATCCGCCGCCGACTCCGACGCCGTCGCCCGCGCCAAGAAGGCCCTCGACGACCTCGACATCCAGGAAGGCCTGGATGACCTCGAAGGCTCCGCCGCGCGCGTGCAGGTTGGCGACAAGCAGATGATCAACGCCCGCGCCGACCTCAACCAGCTCGTACCCTTCAAGTACGACTGGGCCTGGCAGAAGTATCTGGATGGTTGCGCCAACCACTGGATGCCGCAGGAAGTGAACATGAACGCCGACATCGCTCTGTGGAAGAGCAAGGACGGCCTCAGCGAAGACGAGCGCCGCATCGTGATGCGCAACCTCGGCTTCTTCTCCACCGCCGACTCCCTGGTTGCCAACAACCTGGTACTGGCCGTGTACCGCCTGATCACCAACCCCGAATGCCGCCAGTACATCCTGCGCCAGGCCTTCGAAGAGGCGATCCACACCCACGCCTACCAGTACTGCATCGAGTCCCTGGGCATGGATGAAGGCGAGATCTTCAACATGTACCACGAGATCCCGAGCGTCGCGAAAAAGGCGTCCTGGGGCCTCAAGTACACCCGCTCGATCTCCGACCCCGAGTTCAAGACCGGCACCCCGGAGACCGACCGCCAGTTCCTGCGCAACCTGATCGCCTACTACTGCGTACTGGAAGGCATCTTCTTCTACTGCGGCTTCACCCAGATCCTCTCCATGGGCCGCCGCAACAAGATGACCGGCACCGCCGAGCAGTTCCAGTACATCCTGCGTGACGAGTCCATGCACCTGAACTTCGGCATCGACGTGATCAACCAGATCAAGATCGAGAACCCGCACCTGTGGGATGCCCAGATGAAGGACGAAGCCACCCAGATGATCCTCCAGGGCACCCAGCTGGAGATCGAATACGCTCGCGACACCATGCCGCGCGGCGTACTGGGCATGAACGCGGCCATGATGGAGGACTACCTCAAGTTCATCGCCAACCGCCGCCTGACCCAGATCGGCCTGAAAGAGGAATACCCGGGCGCTACCAACCCGTTCCCGTGGATGTCCGAAATCATGGACCTGAAGAAAGAGAAGAACTTCTTCGAAACTCGCGTCATCGAGTACCAGACCGGCGGCGCGCTGAGCTGGGATTGA
- a CDS encoding BRO-N domain-containing protein yields MPELPPLHPTCEQDPEVLMPSLFVRHKRQLRAVVLDDEPWFAASDLARLIHHPLMPERVQRNLDDDQLQHAWMRNGHGEYQEEMLISESGVYAVLILYYHPENRSIREWITQQVVPRLRHQARIGTQLPYRALLQWRDRELEVLQWRGTTWVQLRDCPQLLPVPPHVIG; encoded by the coding sequence ATGCCCGAACTTCCCCCGCTTCACCCCACCTGTGAACAGGACCCCGAAGTCCTGATGCCCAGCCTGTTCGTCCGCCATAAGCGCCAACTGCGCGCCGTGGTGCTGGACGATGAGCCCTGGTTCGCCGCCAGCGACCTGGCCCGCTTGATTCACCATCCGCTGATGCCGGAACGGGTGCAGCGCAACCTGGATGACGACCAGTTGCAACACGCCTGGATGCGCAACGGCCATGGCGAGTATCAGGAAGAAATGCTCATCAGCGAATCCGGCGTCTATGCCGTGCTGATCCTCTATTACCACCCAGAGAACCGCTCCATCCGCGAATGGATCACCCAGCAGGTGGTGCCGCGCCTGCGCCATCAGGCACGCATCGGCACGCAACTGCCCTACCGCGCCCTGCTGCAATGGCGGGACCGGGAACTGGAAGTCCTGCAATGGCGAGGCACGACCTGGGTGCAACTACGCGATTGCCCGCAGTTGTTGCCGGTGCCGCCGCATGTGATCGGCTGA
- a CDS encoding response regulator — translation MEQEAWRILIVEDDQRLADLTREYLEGNGLRVAIEADGGQAVARILKERPDLVVLDLMLPGEDGLSICRKLRGEYEGPILMLTARTDDMDQVLGLELGADDYVCKPVRPRVLLARIRALLRRSEAVAEAPVAENQRRLEFGPLVIDNAMREAWLNERSIELTSAEFDLLWLLAVNAGRILSREEIFNALRGIEYDGQDRSIDVRISRIRPKIGDDPMHPRLIKTVRSKGYLFVREAAEGL, via the coding sequence GTGGAGCAAGAAGCCTGGCGAATCCTCATAGTCGAAGACGATCAGCGTCTGGCCGATCTGACGCGCGAGTACCTGGAGGGCAATGGCCTGCGGGTGGCCATCGAGGCCGACGGCGGCCAGGCGGTGGCGCGCATCCTCAAGGAGCGTCCGGACCTGGTGGTGCTGGACCTGATGCTGCCGGGCGAGGATGGCCTGTCCATCTGCCGCAAGCTGCGTGGCGAGTACGAGGGGCCGATCCTGATGCTCACCGCGCGCACCGACGACATGGACCAGGTCCTGGGCCTGGAGCTGGGCGCCGACGACTATGTGTGCAAGCCGGTGCGCCCGCGCGTGCTGCTGGCGCGCATCCGCGCGCTGTTGCGGCGCAGCGAGGCGGTGGCCGAGGCGCCGGTGGCGGAGAACCAGCGCCGCCTGGAGTTCGGTCCGCTGGTGATCGACAACGCCATGCGCGAAGCCTGGCTCAATGAACGCAGCATCGAGCTGACCAGCGCGGAGTTCGACCTGCTCTGGCTGCTGGCGGTGAACGCCGGGCGCATCCTTTCCCGTGAGGAAATCTTCAACGCCCTGCGCGGTATCGAATACGACGGCCAGGACCGTTCCATCGACGTGCGCATTTCGCGCATCCGTCCGAAGATCGGCGATGACCCCATGCACCCGCGCCTGATCAAGACGGTGCGCAGCAAGGGCTATCTATTTGTACGAGAGGCCGCCGAAGGCCTCTGA
- a CDS encoding ATP-binding protein: protein MNKLRTIQTDAVMEFGPFHYYVQRRLILQGDRPLRVGSRALDILHLLLEHAGNVVSKETILARVWPATVVEEINLRVHIAALRRALSDGKDGKHYIANVPQRGYSFVADVQLTHSDDSISDEPSYKLPHNLPGRLSPIVGRDAVVDELARKLPTRRLMTLVGAGGIGKTTVALRLAEMVLPHYRDGVYFIDLSGLFDPTLIAAKVASTLGLAPLCEHAPCDLGSSLNARQTLLVLDNCEHLIEHCAALVEGLLRSAPQLTILATSREPLLSDGECVQRLDALTIPPRSSTIEAVMGCSAVQLFVARLTAHLPGFVLHEQDVAVVIEICRRLDGMPLAIELATAQVGTLGLHGLLGQLEHCLQLLTHGRRTAASRHQSLRATLDWSYALLGPSEKTVLQRFSVFKSALSLDMALNLISGMQLDEAQVFEAITQLVAKSWLEVELVDSVVHYRLLNLSRAYALERLRDSHETDNPGDSGLV, encoded by the coding sequence GTGAACAAACTCAGAACTATCCAGACCGATGCGGTGATGGAATTTGGCCCCTTCCACTACTACGTCCAACGTCGCCTGATTCTCCAGGGAGATCGACCGCTGCGGGTGGGCAGCCGAGCTCTGGACATCCTCCACCTACTGCTCGAGCACGCCGGCAACGTGGTCAGTAAGGAGACCATTCTGGCTCGCGTCTGGCCCGCGACGGTAGTCGAGGAAATCAATCTTCGCGTACATATCGCCGCTCTGCGCCGCGCCCTATCCGACGGCAAAGACGGCAAGCACTACATTGCCAATGTCCCGCAGCGCGGCTACAGCTTCGTCGCTGACGTACAACTCACCCACTCCGACGATTCGATATCCGATGAGCCGAGCTACAAGCTGCCACACAATCTGCCGGGGCGCCTTTCGCCAATCGTTGGGCGCGATGCTGTCGTCGACGAGCTAGCCCGCAAGTTACCAACGCGCCGTCTGATGACGCTGGTCGGAGCAGGCGGGATAGGTAAGACGACCGTAGCGCTGCGGCTGGCTGAGATGGTGTTGCCGCACTACCGCGATGGTGTCTACTTCATCGACCTCAGTGGCCTGTTCGACCCAACCCTGATCGCGGCCAAGGTTGCCAGCACACTCGGCCTTGCGCCGCTCTGCGAACACGCCCCGTGTGACCTTGGTAGCTCCCTGAACGCTCGCCAGACGCTGCTGGTGCTGGATAACTGCGAGCATCTGATCGAGCACTGCGCCGCACTGGTCGAAGGCCTTCTCAGGAGCGCGCCGCAGCTGACCATCCTGGCGACCAGCCGTGAACCGCTGTTGAGTGATGGCGAATGCGTACAACGGCTTGACGCACTGACGATCCCACCAAGATCGTCGACCATCGAAGCAGTCATGGGCTGTTCGGCGGTCCAACTGTTCGTCGCCCGATTAACAGCGCACCTGCCTGGTTTTGTCCTGCACGAACAGGATGTCGCCGTGGTCATCGAAATTTGCCGGCGGCTGGACGGTATGCCGCTGGCAATTGAACTGGCCACCGCCCAGGTTGGTACGCTGGGCCTGCATGGCTTGTTGGGGCAATTGGAGCACTGCCTACAGTTGCTGACCCACGGACGCAGAACGGCAGCGTCACGCCATCAGTCTCTGCGGGCGACGCTGGACTGGAGCTATGCGCTGCTCGGTCCGTCTGAGAAAACCGTGCTGCAAAGGTTTTCGGTGTTCAAGTCAGCGCTTTCACTGGATATGGCGCTGAATCTCATTAGTGGTATGCAACTCGACGAGGCGCAGGTGTTCGAGGCCATTACCCAGTTGGTGGCCAAGTCCTGGTTGGAGGTGGAGCTAGTCGACTCCGTGGTGCACTACCGCTTGCTGAACCTTTCCCGTGCCTACGCGCTGGAGAGGCTGAGGGACAGCCACGAGACCGACAATCCTGGTGACTCAGGGCTGGTCTAA
- a CDS encoding GlxA family transcriptional regulator, with the protein MKSVAVVLFQDLLLLDVAGPVEVFSIANRYLDPANWYEIITICSDELRVRASNGIALTADTLIDNAPDAYDVLLVPGGPGAYNQEFPRLQHWLRAVAPQTRCLASVCTGAFILGQAELLDGRHVTTHWKYIELLSERFPKAKIETDQVFVRDGNLITSGGVTTGIDLALSIVAEDHGREIALAVAKVLLVVMKRQGGQMQFSPLVSALAKDDSPITKVQQYVLDNVTEDLSVERLACLAAMSPRHFSRVFSRDVNMTPMEFVQRARIDRARNLLETSEMPLKTVAYHSGFGSARQMRALFSDKLGLTPTQYRHQFS; encoded by the coding sequence ATGAAATCTGTCGCTGTCGTGTTGTTCCAGGACCTGTTGCTACTCGATGTGGCCGGGCCGGTAGAGGTCTTTTCGATTGCCAATCGCTACCTGGATCCGGCGAACTGGTACGAGATCATCACAATCTGCTCGGATGAGTTGCGTGTACGCGCCTCCAATGGGATAGCGCTTACCGCCGACACGCTCATCGATAACGCGCCCGACGCCTATGACGTGTTGCTGGTGCCTGGCGGGCCTGGCGCATACAACCAGGAGTTCCCACGACTGCAGCACTGGCTGCGTGCCGTGGCACCCCAGACCAGATGTCTGGCATCTGTCTGCACGGGCGCCTTCATCCTGGGACAGGCTGAGTTACTGGACGGTCGTCACGTCACCACTCACTGGAAGTACATCGAACTGCTATCCGAGCGCTTCCCCAAGGCAAAGATCGAAACGGATCAGGTCTTCGTCAGGGACGGCAACCTCATCACCTCCGGTGGAGTCACGACCGGGATAGATCTGGCGCTGTCCATAGTAGCGGAGGATCACGGAAGGGAGATTGCGCTCGCGGTCGCCAAAGTGCTGCTGGTGGTGATGAAGCGCCAGGGCGGGCAGATGCAGTTCAGTCCTCTGGTCAGCGCATTGGCCAAGGATGACTCTCCCATCACCAAGGTTCAGCAGTACGTGCTGGACAATGTGACCGAGGACCTTAGCGTCGAGCGCTTGGCTTGCCTCGCAGCCATGAGTCCGCGCCACTTCTCCAGAGTATTCAGCCGCGATGTGAACATGACCCCCATGGAGTTCGTTCAGCGCGCGCGCATCGACCGCGCCCGTAACCTGCTGGAAACCAGTGAAATGCCGCTGAAGACAGTGGCCTATCACAGCGGCTTCGGTAGCGCGCGGCAGATGCGTGCACTGTTTAGCGACAAGCTCGGACTTACGCCCACGCAATACCGGCACCAATTCAGCTAG
- a CDS encoding ribonucleoside-diphosphate reductase subunit alpha produces MQTDTTRENPQAAAPQAADSNQDLAATAPGQLRVIKRNGTVVAYTDDKITVAITKAFLAVEGGTAAASSRIHETVARLTEQVTATFKRRMPSGGTIHIEEIQDQVELALMRAGEQKVARDYVIYRESRAQERSKRSAGSDVAQPHPSIRITRADGNLVPLDMGRLNTIISEACEALAEVDGALIERETLKNLYDGVAEKDVNTALVMTARTLVEREPNYSYVTARLLMDTLRAEALGFLGVAESATHHEMADLYAKALPAYVEKGVEFELLDPQLKTFDLEKLGKAINHERDQQFTYLGLQTLYDRYFIHKDGIRFELPQVFFMRVAMGLAIEEKQKEERAIEFYNLLSSFDYMSSTPTLFNAGTLRPQLSSCYLTTVPDDLSGIYSAIHDNAMLSKFAGGLGNDWTPVRALGSYIKGTNGKSQGVVPFLKVVNDTAVAVNQGGKRKGAVCAYLETWHMDIEEFIELRKNTGDDRRRTHDMNTANWIPDLFMKRVFDDGQWTLFSPSEVPDLHDLTGKAFEERYEYYEALTQYGKIKLFKTIQAKDLWRKMLSMLFETGHPWLTFKDPCNLRSPQQHVGVVHSSNLCTEITLNTNKDEIAVCNLGSVNLVNHIVDGKLDTAKLEKTVKTAVRMLDNVIDINYYSVPQARNSNLKHRPVGLGIMGFQDALYLQHIAYGSDAAIEFADKSMEAVSYFAIQASCDLADERGAYETFDGSLWSKGILPLDSQQILIEARGQKYIDVDLTESLDWAPVRERVKKGIRNSNIMAIAPTATIANITGVSQSIEPTYQNLYVKSNLSGEFTVINPYLVHDLKARGLWDPVMVNDLKYYDGSVQQIERIPQDLKDLYATAFEVETKWIVDAASRRQKWIDQAQSLNLYIAGASGKKLDVTYRMAWYRGLKTTYYLRALAATSTEKSTINTGKLNAVSAGGSETLQAAPAAAPAPAPVPSACSIDNPDCEACQ; encoded by the coding sequence ATGCAGACCGACACCACTCGCGAGAACCCGCAGGCCGCAGCGCCGCAGGCCGCCGATTCCAACCAGGATCTGGCAGCCACCGCGCCCGGCCAGCTGCGCGTGATCAAACGCAACGGCACCGTAGTCGCCTACACCGACGACAAGATCACCGTTGCCATCACCAAAGCGTTCCTCGCCGTGGAAGGCGGTACTGCCGCTGCTTCTTCGCGTATCCACGAAACCGTCGCGCGCCTGACCGAGCAGGTCACCGCCACCTTCAAGCGCCGCATGCCCTCCGGCGGCACCATCCACATCGAAGAGATCCAGGACCAGGTCGAACTGGCCCTGATGCGCGCCGGCGAGCAGAAAGTCGCCCGCGACTACGTGATCTACCGCGAATCCCGCGCTCAGGAGCGCTCCAAGCGCAGCGCCGGCAGCGACGTCGCCCAGCCGCACCCGAGCATCCGCATCACCCGTGCCGACGGCAACCTGGTGCCGCTGGACATGGGCCGCCTGAACACCATCATCAGCGAAGCCTGCGAAGCCCTGGCCGAAGTCGACGGCGCGCTGATCGAGCGCGAAACCCTGAAGAACCTCTACGACGGCGTGGCCGAGAAGGACGTCAACACCGCCCTGGTGATGACCGCCCGGACCCTGGTGGAGCGCGAGCCGAACTACTCCTACGTCACCGCCCGCCTGCTGATGGACACCCTGCGCGCCGAAGCCCTGGGCTTCCTCGGCGTTGCCGAAAGCGCCACCCATCACGAAATGGCCGACCTCTACGCCAAGGCCCTGCCGGCCTACGTGGAAAAAGGCGTCGAGTTCGAACTGCTCGACCCGCAGCTGAAGACCTTCGACCTGGAAAAACTGGGCAAGGCCATCAACCACGAGCGCGACCAGCAGTTCACCTACCTCGGCCTGCAGACCCTTTACGACCGCTACTTCATCCACAAGGACGGCATCCGCTTCGAACTGCCGCAGGTCTTCTTCATGCGCGTGGCCATGGGCCTGGCCATCGAAGAGAAGCAGAAAGAAGAACGCGCCATCGAGTTCTACAACCTGCTGTCCTCCTTCGACTACATGTCGTCGACCCCGACCCTGTTCAACGCCGGCACCCTGCGTCCGCAGCTCTCCAGCTGCTACCTGACCACCGTTCCGGACGACCTGTCGGGCATCTACAGCGCCATCCACGACAACGCCATGCTGTCCAAATTCGCCGGCGGCCTGGGCAACGACTGGACCCCGGTACGTGCGCTGGGCTCCTACATCAAGGGCACCAACGGCAAGTCCCAGGGCGTGGTTCCGTTCCTCAAGGTAGTGAACGATACCGCCGTCGCCGTGAACCAGGGTGGCAAGCGCAAGGGCGCCGTCTGCGCGTACCTCGAAACCTGGCACATGGACATCGAAGAGTTCATCGAGCTGCGCAAGAACACCGGTGACGACCGCCGCCGTACCCACGACATGAACACCGCGAACTGGATTCCGGACCTGTTCATGAAGCGCGTATTCGACGATGGCCAGTGGACCCTGTTCTCGCCGTCCGAAGTACCGGACCTGCACGACCTGACCGGCAAGGCCTTCGAAGAGCGCTACGAGTACTACGAAGCCCTGACCCAGTACGGCAAGATCAAGCTGTTCAAGACCATCCAGGCCAAAGACCTGTGGCGCAAGATGCTCTCGATGCTCTTCGAGACCGGCCACCCGTGGCTGACCTTCAAGGACCCGTGCAACCTGCGCAGCCCGCAGCAGCACGTGGGCGTGGTCCACAGTTCCAACCTGTGCACCGAGATCACCCTGAACACCAACAAGGACGAGATCGCGGTCTGCAACCTGGGCTCGGTCAACCTGGTCAACCACATCGTCGATGGCAAGCTGGACACCGCCAAGCTCGAGAAGACCGTCAAGACCGCCGTTCGCATGCTCGATAACGTTATCGACATCAACTACTACTCGGTCCCGCAGGCGCGCAACTCGAACCTCAAGCACCGTCCGGTCGGCCTCGGCATCATGGGCTTCCAGGACGCCCTGTACCTGCAGCACATTGCCTACGGCTCCGACGCCGCCATCGAGTTCGCCGACAAGTCCATGGAAGCGGTGAGCTACTTCGCCATCCAGGCTTCCTGCGACCTGGCCGACGAACGTGGCGCCTACGAGACCTTCGACGGTTCCCTGTGGTCCAAAGGCATCCTGCCGCTGGACTCCCAGCAGATCCTCATCGAAGCCCGTGGCCAGAAGTACATCGACGTCGACCTGACCGAGTCCCTGGACTGGGCTCCGGTTCGCGAACGCGTCAAGAAAGGTATTCGTAACTCGAACATCATGGCCATCGCGCCGACCGCGACCATCGCCAACATCACCGGCGTATCGCAGTCCATCGAGCCGACCTACCAGAACCTCTACGTGAAGTCGAACCTCTCCGGCGAATTCACCGTGATCAACCCCTACCTGGTTCACGACCTCAAAGCCCGTGGCCTGTGGGACCCGGTCATGGTCAACGACCTGAAGTACTACGACGGCTCCGTGCAGCAGATCGAGCGCATCCCGCAAGACCTGAAAGACCTGTACGCCACCGCCTTCGAAGTCGAAACCAAGTGGATCGTCGACGCCGCCAGCCGCCGTCAGAAGTGGATCGATCAGGCCCAGTCCCTGAACCTCTACATCGCCGGCGCCTCGGGCAAGAAGCTGGACGTGACCTACCGCATGGCTTGGTACCGTGGCCTGAAAACCACCTACTACCTCCGCGCCCTGGCCGCCACCAGCACCGAGAAGTCGACCATCAACACCGGCAAGCTGAACGCCGTGTCCGCGGGCGGCAGCGAAACCCTGCAGGCCGCTCCGGCTGCAGCGCCGGCTCCGGCACCGGTACCGAGCGCGTGCAGCATCGACAACCCGGACTGCGAAGCCTGCCAATGA
- a CDS encoding GNAT family N-acetyltransferase has protein sequence MSRVVVESGCGDWLDDKLCSDIARVYCSVGWGDHYEVSFVRELYRNSGFFVLAQHEGACIGVLRALTDSCLTTWIAEVVVDPAFQRMGVGAAMMKELKKVYRHTAIYSEPLKEAAGFFDKMGISPKERLVACSRKAEDL, from the coding sequence ATGAGTAGAGTTGTTGTTGAGTCGGGATGTGGTGATTGGCTGGATGATAAATTATGCAGTGATATAGCGAGGGTTTATTGTTCCGTGGGGTGGGGAGATCATTATGAAGTTTCGTTTGTCAGGGAGTTGTACCGCAATTCTGGATTCTTCGTGTTGGCCCAACATGAAGGCGCGTGTATTGGGGTGCTGCGTGCTCTAACGGATAGCTGCCTCACGACTTGGATTGCAGAAGTGGTGGTTGATCCAGCGTTTCAAAGGATGGGGGTCGGGGCAGCAATGATGAAGGAATTGAAGAAAGTATATAGGCACACAGCTATTTACTCCGAGCCACTGAAGGAGGCGGCAGGGTTCTTCGATAAAATGGGGATTTCACCTAAGGAAAGATTAGTGGCTTGTTCGCGCAAGGCCGAGGATCTGTAA
- a CDS encoding REP-associated tyrosine transposase, translated as MSNYRRARMPGGTYFFTVNLRDRRDDLLTREIELLRTVVRTVKQRHPFHIDAWVVLPEHMHCLWTLPPGDRAYADRWKAIKFAFSKRLANAELRTATQQKRGERGIWQRRYWEHLIRDDLDYQRHFDYIHFNPVKHGHVRNVRDWPYSSFHRAVRDGIYPVDWAGSVSENAAGSWGE; from the coding sequence ATGTCCAACTACCGCCGTGCACGGATGCCGGGCGGCACCTACTTCTTTACCGTCAACCTGCGTGACCGCCGCGATGATTTGCTGACCCGCGAAATCGAACTGCTGCGCACCGTGGTCCGCACGGTCAAACAACGCCATCCCTTCCATATCGATGCCTGGGTGGTACTGCCCGAGCATATGCACTGCCTCTGGACGCTACCTCCGGGCGACAGGGCCTATGCGGATCGCTGGAAGGCCATCAAATTCGCCTTCTCCAAACGGTTGGCGAATGCGGAACTACGCACCGCCACCCAACAAAAGCGTGGCGAACGCGGCATCTGGCAACGCCGTTATTGGGAACACCTGATCCGCGACGATCTCGATTACCAGCGGCATTTCGATTACATCCACTTCAATCCGGTGAAACACGGCCACGTGCGGAACGTGCGGGACTGGCCGTATTCGAGCTTTCACCGCGCCGTGCGGGACGGGATTTACCCGGTAGATTGGGCGGGTAGCGTGTCGGAGAACGCTGCCGGCAGTTGGGGCGAGTGA